The following proteins are co-located in the Calliphora vicina chromosome 2, idCalVici1.1, whole genome shotgun sequence genome:
- the LOC135950238 gene encoding amino acid transporter heavy chain SLC3A1-like, producing MNTMGISTDPGLLDVELPRTLIESPSVSTFLPEEEASICPLLSSNTNGTTTPMTFSHPLTPCIDNDNDSNTSANLCNEDAKVETSSSSGSSSGIGMSVPDATSTALFNKHSYKHLQKNNSSVQDSNGHGPNGNLQLTNDTPSFVSWNWPVIRKCTFFVFMSSLLAMCAVVVTMIVTLPKTCNPRTSWYRGSVFYEIFPASYQDSDNDGIGDLRGIVKSSDYLKSLGVSAIRLNSIFPSTEYPDNYENITSLMEVSHVLGNLDDMHQLSQSLHARNISLILDIPLFPILRVLGKSDGAEMVKVLESTQINYSEAESVSTTTARPIITENTITQALQHWVKLGVDGFYIKGLENFDDLEDLSYHLAEWKDIIGPNRVLIVNEKIFEKLRGPQRKLALSHVDLVDVHLNIFNGTQYLENRINSVLTSDLGPSETGVWIHWSLSGVDRQRLTSNKQSANYTLAATIMQLMLPGTPNLFYGDEIALQAAHDQLNEHNETKHLHHLATMQYPLNFTQQFTNRETLPWLPKSPLAQLDTFVLISKMVHLRDRSPSIYKNSICKAETTLPNTVIRRSNDDILIVERTYPRRNTFVSVTNFGQKRLTMDMTSMYYSGHIMLETVDSDKIFFGDFKIGSIESIVVRLDK from the exons ATGAACACAATGGGCATCTCAACAGATCCTGGTCTATTAGACGTTGAATTGCCTCGCACACTCATCGAATCACCATCGGTATCAACGTTTTTACCAGAAGAAGAAGCCTCTATTTGTCCATTGCTTTCGTCCAATACAAATGGCACCACAACACCAATGACTTTTTCCCACCCACTCACACCGTGCATTGACAATGATAACGACAGCAATACTTCGGCGAATCTATGTAATGAGGATGCCAAGGTCGAAACAAGTTCATCGTCAGGCAGCAGCTCCGGCATAGGTATGAGTGTTCCGGATGCAACGTCAACTGCACTCTTTAACAAACACTCGTACAAACATCTGCAAAAGAACAATTCATCAGTCCAG gATTCAAATGGCCATGGACCCAATGGAAATCTACAGCTTACGAATGACACACCGTCATTTGTATCCTGGAATTGGCCTGTAATACGTAAATGTACATTTTTCGTATTCATGTCCAGTTTGCTGGCCATGTGTGCCGTAGTGGTGACCATGATTGTAACATTACCGAAGACCTGTAATCCTAG AACCTCTTGGTATCGTGGAAGTGTTTTTTACGAAATCTTCCCTGCTAGTTATCAAGATTCAGATAATGATGGCATTGGTGATTTGCGTGGCATTGTCAAGAGTAGCGACTATCTGAAATCATTGGGCGTTTCAGCCATACGTCTCAATTCTATATTTCCATCTACCGAATATCCcgataattatgaaaatattacttCGCTAATGGAGGTTTCGCATGTTTTAGGCAATTTGGATGACATGCATCAACTAAGCCAGTCTCTGCATGCTCGAAATATTTCGCTAATTTTGGACATACCATTGTTTCCCATCTTAAGAGTATTGGGTAAATCTGATGGAGCTGAAATGGTCAAGGTTTTGGAAAGCacacaaataaattactctgaAGCCGAGTCAGTTTCAACCACAACAGCTAGGCCGATTATTACCGAGAATACTATAACTCAGGCCCTTCAACACTGGGTGAAACTTGGGGTGGATGGCTTTTATATAAAGGGCCTTGAGAATTTTGATGATCTTGAGGATTTATCGTACCATTTAGCAGAATGGAAAGATATCATTGGTCCAAATCGTGTGTTAATTGTGAATGAGAAAATATTCGAAAAGTTACGGGGACCGCAGAGAAAATTGGCTCTTTCACATGTTGATCTGGTGGATGTCcacttgaatattttcaatGGTACACAATATTTGGAAAATCGTATAAACTCCGTACTTACTTCCGATTTGGGACCCAGTGAAACCGGAGTATGGATTCACTGGTCATTGTCCGGTGTTGACAGACAACGACTCACAAGCAACAAACAAAGCGCCAATTATACCTTGGCAGCCACTATTATGCAACTAATGCTACCCGGTACTCCAAACCTGTTTTATGGCGACGAAATTGCTCTTCAAGCTGCTCACGATCAACTCAATGAACACAATGAAACCAAGCATTTGCATCATTTGGCCACCATGCAATATCCCCTCAACTTTACCCAACAATTTACGAATCGCGAAACACTTCCCTGGTTGCCGAAATCACCACTAGCACAATTAGACACATTCGTTCTCATATCAAAGATGGTGCATTTACGAGATCGGTCTCCTTCCATCTACAAAAATTCCATTTGTAAAGCGGAAACAACTCTTCCCAACACAGTGATAAGACGCAGTAACGATGACATCTTAATTGTGGAACGCACCTATCCACGTCGCAATACCTTTGTATCTGTcacgaattttggtcagaaacgTTTGACCATGGATATGACATCCATGTACTACAGTGGCCATATTATGCTGGAGACGGTCGATagtgataaaatattttttggagatTTTAAAATCGGCTCAATCGAGAGCATTGTGGTTAGATTGGATAAATAG
- the LOC135951383 gene encoding uncharacterized protein LOC135951383 yields the protein MLHSITVTKSFIYGMMMLVLLMTSMALVESKALVKSRTLQIHNSNSENEDNNSRQFLFLKGIGRETSTPDFIRLVVMRFIYGLASSMGVEERLESLFNGAFVPPNADGDLFGFGGDGEDGGDFDEAALAGLFGGDAF from the coding sequence ATGTTGCACAGCATAACGGTGACCAAATCATTCATCTATGGCATGATGATGCTCGTGTTGCTAATGACCTCTATGGCTCTGGTGGAGAGCAAAGCTTTGGTCAAATCCAGAACTTTACAAATACACAATTCAAACTCTGAAAATGAAGACAACAACAGCAGACAATTTCTGTTCTTGAAAGGAATCGGTCGTGAGACAAGTACTCCCGATTTTATACGTTTGGTAGTGATGCGTTTCATTTACGGTCTGGCCTCCAGCATGGGTGTGGAAGAACGTCTGGAGAGCTTATTCAATGGTGCCTTTGTGCCGCCCAATGCCGATGGTGATTTATTCGGCTTTGGTGGCGACGGTGAAGATGGTGGAGACTTTGATGAGGCCGCTCTAGCAGGTCTATTCGGTGGTGATGCATTCTAA